The Citrus sinensis cultivar Valencia sweet orange chromosome 4, DVS_A1.0, whole genome shotgun sequence DNA segment ctttttaaaatttttcataggGAGAATTCTTGAACGTAGTataacaaattgaaaaatgggGGATGCTAAGACAATTTGAGGGGGTcaaatatcattactcatacaATATAACTAAAACCTAACAAGCTCAAAGTATAGCTGAAACCCACAAAGCCTAGGacaagaaattgaaaagaaaaactccCATTACCACTGGGGAGGCAAAGTAGGTACTAACTAACCGATCTAAGAAGTTGTTAGCTAATTCTTCTCTTGTTAGTGctactataaaaaattaataaaggaaaaaggatatttataccctcaaagtttaaaaaaattatcacaaaagaacccaaaattttaaaaaaagaacacaAAGTCCCTTTTGTGACCGTAACACCTTTTAATACagtaattagaaaattgactttaaagttttttaattaatacaaatttaatataaataatattatctatataatagactaataatattaatttttttgacatttaaaataatattaaattatcaaattattatatatatattttaataagtctttgggttaaatagattttacaattaacaaaatatccTCTAtgaatgatattaaaattattttttaataatgttcaaaataatttttatttatttattttaatattatgtttctatttattattaaatattaatttaatatcataaaataagtctaatagattgtaaaatataaaaatgttgtttgaatattaaaattattttaagatgtATATATTACTACGTTTATTTTAATGCCacatttctatttattataaaattttggggtCAGTTTTTTGGGTAGAAAAAGGAGTTTTAATATtccttattgaaaatttagggGTTTTTgtgactatttttttaaacattaagGATATAATCCTTTtccattaataaattcaaagaagTGATGTTATGGATGCTCAAAAAAATACttacttgaaaataaaataattctgtAGGGTGATGACGAATTTCTTGACTACTATTGATGAGAATTTGACTTGACTAGCTAGAAATATAATGAAGTATTCTTTTCTCCCTTCCTCTATGACTCCATCCACCGCGTTCGTATGAAGCTACGAAGAATACTGGAAAAAccctacaaataaaatcattttttttacctttccaGAAAACAATGCTTGTACGCTCACTAGTTACGTCGTCCTGTgcataattttacaataaaatacaataaaatagaATGCTTCACTAGATTTGAAAGTCTCTAACAAACGTAAACATTTTTACCACTTCAACTCTTTCgttttcaacataattttcCACATTAAACCCTTAATTGAACACATTTCATCACTCCTAAATGAAAgcaaaaactttatttaattataaaatttataaagaaagatAAACTAGCACATCCCATTATCAATATCTTATAATTTATGCCGCAAAAAGGCAAACTTATTTCAGCATTGGCTTCCAAGAATTCTGAGAATTCAACATTCGCTTCTATGAGATCAAACCATGCGTACCATGTTAAAACAtgaaagattaattatttttttaatataaaaaaattaaaatggtgcTCTTAATTAAGTTAGTTTACCAATATCCCCTTAGTTGATTGACATTTCCTCTCATTGTCCATAAAGAAAAGggtgaaagaaaataattagtgtGTGTCATTTAGAATATTCAAGAGATTATTTCTTATAGGAATTGTGCAGCTAATTGaactttaattaaatgttttgCTTTTCCATTTTGTTTAGAATTGAGcagttaagaaaaaaaaaatgtttgtggataatttaaacttctatcaatgatattttgatgCATACACTTCTTAAACTCATGACACTCTTAACATTATATTTTGTCAAACATATAAGGGCCCATTCTCCTGTGTTGGATGGAATTATCCACAATTGTAGGCATCAGATTCTAcgcaatttttaatttatttcactaaCTCTCACTTTTCAATTAATACTTTTATTCCATCATTGCGcttattgagaaataaatattttgtattaacTTTCAAGCTTTTAATAGATTAACCTCTCATCTCTCACATTCTTCTCTCATCTCTCACatccttctctctctctctctctctcactatctctctctcttttttaagTGATTCACCATTtgatcaaatattaatttttaattaaatcctaaattgaaattaaacaaatttctaAGTTACCAcacaaatcaaaatcaatataacTAATAACAACAAAACCCACCACTTATtcacaaaattcaataaaacccaacattaaaattcatcaaatattgGTGAAGGTGATGGATTTGCATGGtggattgatgatgatgaagatagGTATAGGTGGTACTTGGTAGGGTTGATGTTTATGCTAAAGAgaggggaaaaataaaatatctttttattttaaataagagtaattttgtaaagtaataagataaattaaaaagtaggGGCTAATGAAATAAGTTGagaaatatcattaaaaaaatagagactGGTGAGATAAGTTGAGGGGTCTTATATCATTATCATTACTCATACAATGTAACTAAAGCGTCTATAAAAGTTTAATGAAATCCCCAAATATGAAGGCCACCAAAGTCCATCAaaggaaatgaaagaaaataccCCACAACAATGGGGGAGGCTTGAATCTTCGTCTTAGAGTCATGAAGTAGTAAGTAATCCAAAGAAAAAGTTGttggaaaatttttctcttgttaTTTCtacaataagaaattaatagattaaaagaaaaaatatactatgcttgaaataaaaaattctaaaggGTGACGAGGCGTTTTTTGGCTGGCATTGATGAGAATTTGACTTCACTACCtcgaaaaataatgaaatattcTTTTCTCCCTCGCTCTATGACTCTACCCATCTTGTTCATTGGAAGCTAAGAAACATACAAGGAAAGAtcctacaaataaaatcaaaacttttaatttttgtttttaaagcAATGCTTGCGTGCTTACTATTTAGGTCTTCCTATGCATAATTCCACAATAAAAGATCACGAGACTAACAAAACATACAGGAAAAAGTCCTTCAATACATTTGAAAATCTCCAACAAACGTAAACATTTTTACCAATTCAATTCTTTCCTTTTCATCATAATTTTCCACGTTTAACCCTTAACTAAACACGTCATAGATTAATTTTCGCATTTTGCTATCGCCATCACTCCTGAATGAAAGCGAaagctttatttaataatctcGTTTACAGACAAACAAAAACTAGCATATCCTATTCAATATCTTATAATTTATGCTGCAAAGAAGCAAACTTATTTCAGCATTGGCTTCTAAGAATTCAACATTGGCTTCTATGAGATGAAACCATGCATATCATGTGAAAAGATGAaagattattagttttttcttatcataaaaaaaaataaaaatagtgcatgtaactatttttttttttttttttaaagtaaggAGGTGGGGAAAGTCTAAataggtttttattttttctccctTACTATCCCCAAGACTTGAACCCGAGCGTTAGCTGCTACAAGTTTGATGGTGTTACCAACCTAACCACACCGGAGGGTAGGACGACCTAAATGGTGAGTGGTAAAACAACTAAAGAGTTATTGGCAAAGTAAAACAACTAAAGAGTTATTGGCAAACTAACTTCGTTACATCCGAATTGGAATTATGGAGAAGTGGCAAAACAAGTTGATTTGAGGTTTGCCGCAACCGTAcctttttcaagaaaaaaattaattggaataTCAAAGTATGATGTATATGAGTTAGATTTGACTTTTAATAAAtgctgaagaagaaaaatcgcACATCATATAAGGGTAATTCTGGTTGAGTCTTTATTATTCGTCGAAAAAATTGAGAGActataaatttgtacaatgaATCAATTAATCCTTTCAAATTTGAGGTTATGTCATTCAagttcttaatttaatttgttggtTGAAAGAGATAGCAGCGCAGAGGTAATTTCAGTAAAAATTGATCGGTCACAtccttattctttattttttgatggtgtcaaaatttaaaactaactATTATggggaatatatatatatatatatatatatatataagtaacCTAAATTAATGTTACAAAAAGGGCTGTCCCAATTTTCCAAAAAGTATGGGAACTATGAAGGTAACAACTGTCGATTTTGGTGGTGTCATGGTGTGCACGGAAGCAATAGGAGTGCACCGGTTTACTTTAATTATGGAAATTCGATTAAAGAAtccttttttgttctttttaatttactttgaaaatttaatgagccatttcttgttttttgaatttcagTTTACCTTTAATATTGTTAGGGGGTTTTGTTAGTTTGAATTTAATGCTtatattactactactactactattatcatcatcatcatcatcatcatcatcattatttgaTAAGAATGCTTCTATTATTTAGTTTAGcaattatcatattttatagaTGTGGTGGaattatttggaaaataaattacatttcgatgtttaatttcaagaattatgattgttatttattttaatggtgcttttcatatttgaattagtttataataactgattaaaaattttatttactgcagaattttgttttctgttactcaaattaataaataggcGGTTAGacttaaaaactaaaaagcaCTAATATGCACGAGGATAAATCTGTACTCCAAATCACTAATAACCTAATTATGATATATAAGGGTATAGTTGTCATCTTATGtataatttagcattttcactaacttttttaatgaagaaattaaattgaaaacttgaaTTAATCTATTCATTATATGAAGCTAtggtctttaattttttttcccctacaAATAATAAGGACTGAACTACAAAGCTGATTGGGAGTTTGCCCGCCgacttacttttttttttaattaataattaaaaaatttagtatgATTTTTACATAGCTCTCTGGTAAATTGACTAGCTTGAAATCGCTCTCTTACTTGTGAAAGCCTTAATTTAtccctcatttttttaaggagacaaaaaaatatttcatcaatCCACCTCCATTTTTCCCttattttttgggaaaaaaatggaaGTGACTTGAGGTTTTCAAAAGTAAAGGAAGTGATTTGAAGATAATCAATTCACAAGCGAGGGTAGTAAtccaaaatttaccaaaatgaGCTGGATTTGACCATTAAGTTTCAACCAAGACAAATCGAACATaatgattaaatttgaaattaacccttcattcatatatataatttaggaTTAGGATATTTTCCTAGTATTTTTATCTCCTAGTCTTCCAATCTAGTTGAAAAAATTGGcttaaatgtaaataaagtGAAGAAAAGCTGGTAATTGGCTTAAATGTCAATCTTGACCACTTATTTTACTAGGAGAGAAAAAAACAGCAAAGAGAATTCTTGCcttataattcaaatattttgtttgtatCCActcttagtttatttatttatttaaaaaatatttgaatgataACCAAAGTTGGTTGGTGTGAGTGGTTCGGCACTCTTACTCATTAAGAGAGGTTAGGGGTTCAAGCCCTACTCTCGTATAAAATCACCACTTTGGCCAGCACTTTACCCCTTACGGGCCGACCCGGTGCAAGCGGAGATTAGTttgggttgtggtacgggtTTAAAGGTACCTCCTACAATTAGGGTCCACTCAAGATCACCTCGTggttcagacaaaaaaaaaaaaaaagagttggactattggcacccctctaatCTCCTTATAAGACCccatttttagttatattcattttatgtCCGAAAATGCCCCTTTTTTTAGATACACTTTTCTAAattctcaatttttatttgatttgttctATTGTTAAAACTCAGAGTATTATTGtgctatttttttcattattttcaattttattattaccctacacacaaattaaaaagttatatgggtgataagttttttagtgttaatcaTTGGCTGAAATAATaccaatttcaaattataatttcaaagcaattttaagtataaaaatatttaatcaataaggaatcaaaagagaacaatagattattctaaatttgtataatttattttagttagataggatataattttttttaaaggattgattatgaattaagtaatttgctggaaaaaaatttatgtgtttaattttcaattgtctttaattataattttatttaaaggggggttttgtaagaataatgcaggggtgccaatagctcgactcagaaaaaaaaaatatatatatatctgaatgatcaatgaagaaaatcaaagtCTGTTCTATGTACGAAGCTGTATTCTTAGTAGATactgacaaaataaatatcaacttCCACAAGCGCAGACGTAATGAGTTTCAACACAGgtgaaacaaatgaaatttcatGCATGACTAAATGTGaccattaaaatatatatccgGTTGCTAAACTGACAACCATCTCTCTTcataatgttatatatatatacaaccTCAGCCTCCTCCTCGTTCAGTCGAGAATTGCCTTTTGCTATGATAGCCGTACGTTTTGCTAATCCTTTTGATATGGATAACCTCAGCCTCCTCTTCAGTGATTTCCTTTCTCATCTTGAAAATAATCCCTTTTTTGGATCCATTGTTTTGGTGACCACACTCGTTTCCCTTGTTGCACTAGCAAGCTTTCAGCTGAGTCCTCAAAATCGTCTCCGGAAATTTGTGAAGGATATGTTTTCAATTGTCCAGAATCAACTATTCAAGGTATATGATAAAAGctctttcatatatatatatagatatgtatatatatataatgagcATATAACATTGTTTTCTAACTCACATGAATTCAAAtagatgatttaattttttatctattgGATTCTtttaatgatgaaaaattaagtcgaaaaaataggaaaaataatgCTTTACGCTCGTGTGTGGTTGTCTCTATCATGCCCACATGCGGAAAAATGCTGTAAACTCTTTCACAGCTATATAAACTCGTATATGATGCTGTAAAGTATTAAGTATTTTTGCAAAGTTGTAAAAAAGGGGCATTTTCGTGAATATATGCCTAACATTTTGTTCAAAATCCAGGGATccgagaaaaaaataaagcggCTACCTCTGCCTCCAGGCCCTTCTCCATGGCCAATAGTTGGAAACCTTCCGGAAATGTGGAGGAAGAAGCCAGCCTTCAATTGGATACATGATGTGATGAAAGAACTAAACACGGATATTGCTTGCATCCGCCTGGGAAATGTTCATGTTATTCCAGTGACTTCCCCAGAAATTGCCCTAGAAGTTCTAAAAGACAACGACTCAGTTTTCGCAACACGGCCGCTCACAATGGGGACAGAGTATTCTAGCCGAAGATTCTTGTCAATAGCTGTTGTGCCATTGGGTCAGCAgtggaagaaaatgagaaaagtgGTTGCTTCTCACGTGTTATGTTCAGCACGACTTCACTCTTTACTCTttaagagaagagaagaagcTGACAATCTTGTTAGATTCGTTTATAGTCAATGCTGCAAACGTGGATCTGGTTCGGTTGTCAATGTAAGACATGCGGCCCGTCAATATTGCGGAAACGTTATGAGGAATATGATGTTTAACAGGAGATATTTTGGTGAAGGTAATGAAGATGGAGGGCCTggatttgaagaagaagaacacgTTGAGTCACTCTTCATTGTACTCCAATACCTTTATGCATTCACTCTATCAGATTACCTTCCCTGGATGAGAGTATTCGATTTAGAAGGCCATGAAAAACTTATAAGTAATGCTATTAGAACTGTCTCCAAGTATCATGATCCCATCATAGAGGAGAGAATTCAACAACGGAGGCATCATCGTGGGAATTACAAGAAGGAAAGTGATGATCATCAGGACTTGCTGGACGTCCTTATTTCAGCAAAGGATGAAAGTGGGAGGCCATCATTATCAGTAGATGAGATCAAAGCTCAATGCATGGTAAGATATCtagtaaatttaattaggACATTTGTATGTTTTAATCACCTTATTAATGCTCTTGAATTTGATTACAAATTAACTTATGAATCTACATATCTACTCCATGTGTAGGA contains these protein-coding regions:
- the LOC102625186 gene encoding phenylalanine N-monooxygenase-like, with amino-acid sequence MDNLSLLFSDFLSHLENNPFFGSIVLVTTLVSLVALASFQLSPQNRLRKFVKDMFSIVQNQLFKGSEKKIKRLPLPPGPSPWPIVGNLPEMWRKKPAFNWIHDVMKELNTDIACIRLGNVHVIPVTSPEIALEVLKDNDSVFATRPLTMGTEYSSRRFLSIAVVPLGQQWKKMRKVVASHVLCSARLHSLLFKRREEADNLVRFVYSQCCKRGSGSVVNVRHAARQYCGNVMRNMMFNRRYFGEGNEDGGPGFEEEEHVESLFIVLQYLYAFTLSDYLPWMRVFDLEGHEKLISNAIRTVSKYHDPIIEERIQQRRHHRGNYKKESDDHQDLLDVLISAKDESGRPSLSVDEIKAQCMDLMLATVDNPSNALEWALGEMINQPEILKRATEEVDMVVGKERLVQEYDIPQLNYVKACLREALRLHPVAPFNLPHVSTRDATIAGYFIPKGSHVLLSRLGLGRNPNVWKDPLKFMPERHIGSTDHHLQVELTEPELRFVSFSRGRRGCMGAALGSEMSVILLARLLQGFDWSLPSNEEKIDLAESKYDLLMAKPMHASAKPRLAAELYT